The following DNA comes from Novipirellula caenicola.
AAGATGATCTGTCTTGCGGGTGGCGACAACCTTAGCTTAGCAAACCCAGGACAAGTTTTTAATGCTGCCAAGGTCTCTACCAGTTCTAACGAACGAACCGATTCGCCCATTTTAACGTTGACCGCAAGCAAATGAGCCTAGAGCGAACTCAACGCGGCTTTGTCATCGGAATCTTCCTTCTCGTGCTTTGACGGCCGAGCAGGACTCGTCGGTTTTGGCCAAAAGAAGGCTCCAGAATCGACGGCGGGCTGTTTTTCAAGCGATTCAATGACGTAATCAATCTGCGGATTCAGTTCGTTGAGTTGCTCGATAAAGCTGGCAATGTGCGAGTAAACATGAGGCGATTTTGCGGGAGCGACCATTTCGAGCCGTCCGATCACCAATTCGCTGCCATCCTTGGTACGTCGTGTAAAGAGCGGAACGCACATGGTCAATTGGTGTGATTTTTCAGGCAAACGCACACTGTGCCACGACGCATGATAGCCTTCGTGTAACCAAGCTAGATTGAGGTCAATTTTGACGCTAGCGAGGTCGTGCGATTGAGCGAGTTCGACAATCGGTTCCCAGACGGTGTCCCAGGAACCCGATCCTTGAAGTGCATGTTTGCGATGTTGTTTTTTTTCCTCGCAAACAATCGGCGATGTCGAAAACGAGTGGCAGAAATGGATTGCCCGCGTGACAAGCAGTTTTGATTCCGCATGTCCAAAGGAGCGAGTGAAAATCAAAGTGCCTAGCGCCAGGATGACTCCGACGATCGAAAGCCAAGGCAGCGAATAGTAAGTGGATACGTAGGCCAAGGTCGACGTGATCAAACAAAGCCCCGCCACGACGGCGAGCATCCCCAGACTGCCGTATTTTGCCTGCAATAAATGATGCAAATGGGCGCGGTCGGTAATGTAAATACTGCGTCCGGTGAGCCACCGCCGCAAGATGGCCGCGGTCGAGTCGAATAGAGGCAGCGCCAAAATGGCGACGGGGGCCGAAGCCAAGACCGTGGATTCCTTGGTGTTGCTCCAGATCGCAAGGACGCCCACGAAGAATCCGATCATCATGCTGCCGGCGTCACCGAGATAGATGGTCGCGGGAGGGCGATTGAAGGCGAGAAAACCGAGTAGGGCGCCCGACAGTGAAAAACACAGTACGGCGGTCAAATTAATGCCTGACCGACTACTCAGAAATCCAAGTCCCGCGCAAACGATGCAGCCGACGGTCGTGGCCATTCCGTCGGCGCCGTCGATCAGATTTAGCGCATTGATGGCAATGAGCAGCCAAAGCATGGTGATGGGAAATGCCAGATTCCCAAGCGAAATCTCGAACCCCATCAGGTTGATTTGGCGAATCACGGTGCCGCTTCCCACAACGCTTGCTACGATCAGACACTGAAACAATAGCTTCTGTCGACCTCGCAATGGCCAGCGATCGTCGATCAATCCCACCACTAAAACGGCAGCCGCTGCAAAAATCAGCACATACCAGCTGGGGTTGAAGTAGCCAAGCGAAAAATCGTTGAAATTTCGATCGATCAGTACCGTGGAAACGAAGCCCACCAACAGCGAAGCGAATACGGCAACTCCCCCACCCAACGCAATCGGTACTCGGTGGAGCTTTCGTTCGCTGTCAGGCTTGTCGATCATTCCGCAGCGGATCGCCAACGCTCGTACCATTGGGACGAGCAATAGCGCACTTACTAGCGAAATGGTAAGACAGGCTAACAGCAGCCAATTCATATCGTTTGCCTAAGAAAAGGAAGTCTTGTTCGATACTCTAGATGCGATTCTTGGGAAATGCCGAGATGAAATTGGCCAAAACGTCACATTGTCTGTGGAGTTGTTGGTCAAAATAATCGCGAGTCCCATCGGCAGCAGCGGTGTCACACAAAGTGATCAATGAGCACCATCCCGATCGGCCAACTGACGTTCCTAATGTACATCGCGCTGTTGCTTAAACAATAGGATGCATCGGGTGGCGTGGCAACGTCTGCCGAGGGGTTCTGTAATCCGAAATTCGTTTAAGGGGACTATTCGGAGATCGGTCGCGTTTTAAAGGGAGTTTCCTGGACACCAGTATAGAAGTGGAACTTGGAATACGAATCCGCAAATGGGCGGAAAAAAGCGGATTTAACAGGATCCTTAACTTCTATCCGCGATTGTCCACCCGCCACCGGGTGGTGATATCGCGATCAATCCGCTCGCTCGGCACAACCGCCAAAACCGTCCCAATGCGTGTTTTCGTGATTTTTGGTTAATCCCGCATAGCCCTCCCGGCGATAAATAGGGTTGAGCGGGTGTTCTTTCTAGCACAACCCGCACAAATAGTAGGACTAGAACACGGAATGCCTTTGCTGCCAAAGGGGGGCCAAATGGCGATTCGTTCAAAAATTTTGCCGCAATCACGAATCAGCGTCCAAAGTGGCGTCGCGGCTGGAACACGTAATTTGAGCCGAAATTCTTCCCCGTCGTTGGCGTGCAATCGCTTGGGACGCGGAGGGCGAGCCGTGCCTCGCCGCTTGAGTCATCAAGTTGGCAGGGTGAACCGGCTCGCTCGTACTGCACTGTTCGCTGGACTCTCGCTGGTCGTGCTTGGCACGGGTGGGTGTTCGATGTTCAGTGGTGCGGCCCGGCAATTGAGGAACCATGACGGGCTCAATGAATTTATGATTGGCCATCGCAACAAGACGATGGCGGCGAAGGCGTGGCATTGCCAGAAGGCTAACTTCTGTAATCCATCAAGCGCTTTTAAAGATGGTTTCTACGCAGGTTATATGGATATTTGCAACGGAGGCAGCGGCTGTACGCCCGCGATTGCTCCGTCGCAGTATTGGGGATGGATGTATCAGTCATCCAACGGCCAACTTGCCGTCAATGATTGGTTTGCTGGGTTCCCGATGGGAGTCAAGGCAGCCGAGCAAGACGGCGTGGGGCATTGGAGCAATGTGCAAACATCCTATGGTGCGACATCGCCAAACATGGCGGCCGCCCCACTGCCTGTGCAGACCGCGCCGACGGTGCTTGAACACCAGCTGCCGACGCCGCTGGAGAGTCCGTTTTTGGATGCGGATGACGAAGAGCCTGAGTTGATCGAGCCGGCTGAAATGGACGGCGACGTGATCGGGCCTCAAGATCGGCTTCAAGGTGCTCAGGGTTTGCATCAGAAAGACTCGTCTTTCCCGATGCAAAACGGAGGCGGCTACCGCTTCTCGGCATCCTCGGATTCGATCCCGGATCTCGAGCCCAAGGCGAGCGAAGAAGTGAGCTACTCCGACGCCGAAGTCTTGGACGCGGATTCGATTGTCGATCAGGTTTTTGCTGATCAAGGCTTCAAGAGTCCAACCGCAACGACTGAAGATACCGCTGGCTCGGCTCCTGTAGTCGATGCACCAGCAAGCAAGTTGCCGTTCAGCTTTCAATAAGCACGGAAAATTTTAAGTTCTGGCGACGCCAAGAAAGCGCCCCAATTACGCATACGCATTGTCCATCAGTTAGAGAGTTCAGGGATGAACAGGAAACCTTTGCAAGCCAAAAAACGGGCGCTCCGTGTACTGCGGTCCATCAAGACCGTGGCTGCCGCCGGCCTTTTTTGCACAGCCTTCAGTGGCTGCTCAACGCTGACGCAGCCGATTGACGGTGTGCCCGCGAATCGATTGCCGCCTCAGTTTTTCGCCGAGCCGAAGAACGATTTAGTGCCTGTGGATATTTCGC
Coding sequences within:
- a CDS encoding MraY family glycosyltransferase translates to MNWLLLACLTISLVSALLLVPMVRALAIRCGMIDKPDSERKLHRVPIALGGGVAVFASLLVGFVSTVLIDRNFNDFSLGYFNPSWYVLIFAAAAVLVVGLIDDRWPLRGRQKLLFQCLIVASVVGSGTVIRQINLMGFEISLGNLAFPITMLWLLIAINALNLIDGADGMATTVGCIVCAGLGFLSSRSGINLTAVLCFSLSGALLGFLAFNRPPATIYLGDAGSMMIGFFVGVLAIWSNTKESTVLASAPVAILALPLFDSTAAILRRWLTGRSIYITDRAHLHHLLQAKYGSLGMLAVVAGLCLITSTLAYVSTYYSLPWLSIVGVILALGTLIFTRSFGHAESKLLVTRAIHFCHSFSTSPIVCEEKKQHRKHALQGSGSWDTVWEPIVELAQSHDLASVKIDLNLAWLHEGYHASWHSVRLPEKSHQLTMCVPLFTRRTKDGSELVIGRLEMVAPAKSPHVYSHIASFIEQLNELNPQIDYVIESLEKQPAVDSGAFFWPKPTSPARPSKHEKEDSDDKAALSSL